Part of the Odocoileus virginianus isolate 20LAN1187 ecotype Illinois chromosome 9, Ovbor_1.2, whole genome shotgun sequence genome, CTTCTTGCCCAGATCCTCAGAAGAGAACGAGAGGGCTCAAGGTCCCCCCttgagggcagaggctgggagcaTCTCCTGGGGCAGGTGTGAAGTGAAGGCAGAGCAGGTGAGCTGTGACCCCCTCCCCGCTCCAGGTTCCTAGGAGGCGAGTGTGGACGGTATGCAAAGTTGTGAATCCAGTGGCGACAGCGCGGATGACCCTCTCAGTCGTGGCCTGCGGAGAAGGGGACAGCCTCGTGTGGTGGTGATCGGCGCTGGCTTGGCTGGCCTGGCTGCAGCCAAAGCACTTCTGGAACAGGGCTTTACAGATGTCACTGTGCTTGAGGCGTCCAGCCGCATCGGGGGCCGCGTGCAGAGTGTGAAACTCGGTGAGTGCCTCGTTCATCTCAGTCCAGTCATCTCCCTAGGTCACCTCTTGCCTCCCAGAGCCCTGGCCTAGCCTGAGATcttgttattttagttttttccccAGGGTTTAGTGTTCTGCCATGCATGCTGCCTGGGCATTTTCCAGAAACTTCCTTTGCCTACTCAGCACCCTTCTGAGGTGTGCGGAATGGGAGTCTGGCCTCTGTTTTTGGAACAAAATCTAGAGTTCACAGTGTTTAGGTGGGAGAGGACACCCAGAACCCAACTGTCTTTGTAGTGGGTAGACTTGTTTCTACTTCACAAGAAGGGGAATTGTGAAAGTTTCTATTAGTTGTTAACTTTTGAATATGATTTAGTATACCATTACTAAGAGCTAGCCCTGGGACAATAGGAACTCAGCGCAGTGGAGGTGGAAGAAGACTTTGGGCCTCCTTGCGAGTGATGGGCAGGTCTTAGGATTGTCTGGGAAGAGGATCTGTGTAGGTTTCAGAGTATTAAGgcttctggagaaggcaaccaGTTAAGAGACACACCCCAGGAGTGGGCAGATTTAGCTAGGGGTCCTAGAGGGTGGGGGATTGCCTGAAATGCAGCCAGAGGTCAGGGTTTCCTAGCCAAGGGGTCTGACAATGAAAATGGCCCAGTGGGACTACCCATGGTGGCCTGGTGTATGTGGGTTACACTGACCCTCCATAGGATTTTGTGTCTATTGTTACCTGGGCTGCAAGGCCAAACAGATTCTGTGCATTTACTTTTGACGAATGGGGCAATTGGTTCAGAAAAGTAGGTGGTCAGGCTTAGAACAAGCAGAGGTTGAGGAGACATGGGaaactttttgattttttaaaaaactttgatcACATTAAAAGTCTTCCTTAGAGCATTTCCTGGAAGGTATATGTGAAGTTATATCTGTCTTCCCTGGCAGACACAGGAATATGTGTTGGCAGTGAAGACGGAAGTGTGTCCCAAAGCACAGTGGAAACCTGAGGACAGTCAGCTGGGGGACCTCCTGGGGGAAGCCTGGAGACTGCTCAACACCAACTGGCTGGCTAGGAGTCTTAGGGATTGGCTGGCTAGGAGCTTTAGGGATGGGATGGCTCCATTTGTGGTTCTCAAGTCTTGATGAGACATTCAGGGTCTGACATAAAAGCGGAAGACGGGAGGACAAATGGCCCAGTCTCAGTGGTAGTTGACAACTGAGATGTGCTTTGCAGGGAAGTTGGTAGAGGGAGCGAAGTGGAAGGAATGGGGCTACAGGAGGCTGAGGAGATGCATGTGGCTGGAAGCCTCCCTCGGAGGGGAGGGAGCTTGGGTGGGCTTTAGGTGATGAGGGGAATTGGATAGCTGGTCAAAAGAAGGAATGGATGATGTATATGAGGAATCAGAGCAAGGCAGACTCTGCTAGACTATGGGAGAGCAAGTCCAGGCAAGcgtgtatgtgttgtgtgtgcagACACCTGGGGCTGAAAGCCCAGGCTGCAGTTGGACCTGCAGCAGTGTGAGATGCTAGCTGTGAATCCCAGTGATAAGGGCAGTGGTGATGACCAGAAGCCCCAAGGACACTGTAGGGTATTTGTAGAGATGGTGCCCGCTACCCTGTGGTTACAAGGACGGCAGAGGTGAGAGGCCTGTGGGGGAGGACAGGAAACATCCTAAGGCTGAGGCTGCTCGGACCACCCCACCTCCTTGTAAAGCTTGAGGGATAGGGTGGAACTCTGATGTTGCTGACCTTGAGCTGTTCACCTCCTTCCTGCTTATGCCTGGATACCCCATGCCTGGACATTGCTGCCCAGTGACTATGACTTGGAACTCTCTGGTGTACCCTGGGAAGGGTCCATGATGCAAGCCCATTTGCTTCTTTTGGAAgctgaaaagaagcaaaacaaaaacaaaaacaaatgcctTGGGGAACTTGAGGCCCTAAAGGATAATTAGTGATAAATGTCCCCAGTGACCAGCCCCCCTCCCTGAACCCTGTGGAAGAAGGGCACTGGGTTTCCAGCTTTTCATACCTTCTAGTCTGCCCACTTTCCCTGGACAAAGGGACCCATACATTCCTGCCCCTGATTCCAGAGTCACCAGGAAGTTCTGTCTTACTGGCTGTGGTTTGAGGTTGATTGTTTTTTCTCTTGCTCTGTGTTTGGCACATAGATGCATACAGGGctacagggctttttttttttttgtttttgaactgATGGTTTAATTAGAAGCAGCCCAGGAAAGAGAAGGCACAAAAAAAGAGGAATGCCCAATTCCTGGGGTGAGGGGTGATTGTTGTCTGTTATTGTTTATAAGAtagctattgctgcataacaGACCAGCCTGAAatatagtggcttaaaacaatatcaCTTTATTTGCTGATGTTCTGTGGTTCCAGAAACTTGAGTTTCTCTTCATGGTGGTCACAGTCTAAGAGGGTGAGGATAGAAGGCACAAGGTTTTTTGAGGCCTAGTCTCTGAAGCCACAACATTGCTTTCATTGCATTCTATTAATCAAAGCAAGTCATAAGGCAAGCCCAGATTCAAGGGGTGAGGAAAGACTCCATCTCTTGATGGGAGGACTGTCAAAGTCACATTGCAAAGGGCCATGTGTGTAAGGATAGGAGGAATTATTGTGTCCATCTTGGCAAAAAAGTTATCATACATGATGTGTTGAATCAGgcctccaaaaacaaaaaacaaaacaaaacaccaaaaaatgttcctctatattttcctttctttgtttcaaCTTTCCTGGGAGATAGGCAGGGGAGGAGGCAACTATATCACAGGCTCTGCAGcatgagaaaaggaaattgagccccagaagaggaaataggcCCAGGCACAGTGGGAACTTGCCTCAGAGTATCTGGTCCCTTGGCTATGGATGGGGTGGTAAAATGAGCCACCAGCCTTGTCCCAGTTTGGGCCCAGGAGTTTCCCTTACCCCAAACAGTCTCTTAAGTTTTCACCACCTGTGCCATAGGATGAGAAAGCTTAGTTTTTTCCAGAAGTCTGTTTTAGATTGCCTTGGGGAGGAGTCTTCAAAACTAGAatgttttccctctttcttctgcCCTAGACTGAGTTAGGAGTTGGCTGTTTTCCATCTGGGTGAGTGGCTTAAATTCCTGAACCACTGGATTTTGAGGAATTGGAATAAGGCCAAATGGGGACCTTGGGTCTGGAAGGCTGGGCCTCCTCACTGGGTATTTCAGGTACCTGTACCACGTGGTACCCTCTGGTACCATAGAATTTCTCCTGAGAGGGAGGCACCACTGAGGAGGGAGGGCCTATTGTCTGATGTTATCACAGAAGGAGAATCTTCTAATTATTCCAGTGAGGCGACTTGGTGTTGTTAGAGTCACTGAGGGTGGAAGTTACCTTATTTATAAAGTGGAATCCATTTTGTGCTGCATGTGGTTTCTTACTGGGTGCTTTTCACTGAAGACTTTGGTTCGTTGCCAGAGGGGGACCTAATCCCCTTCCTTGGCCTGTTGTTGGGGATGGAaggatccccttggagaaggaagatgAGGCAGTGTTCTGGCCCTGTTTGAAGAGTCCTTGCCGTGCTAAGAGCCTGTTCTTGCCATCAGGACACGCTACCTTTGAGCTGGGAGCCACGTGGATCCATGGCTCCCACGGGAATCCTATCTATCATCTAGCAGAAGCCAATGGCCTCCTGGAAGAGACAACTGATGGAGAACGCAGTGTGGGCCGCATCAGCCTCTACTCCAAGAATGGCGTGGCCTGCTACCTCACCAACCGTGGCTGCAGGATCCCCAAGGATGTGGTTGAGGAATTCAGTGATTTATACAACGAGGTGAGGTATTAGGGGAATAGTTGAGCACAAGGGTGTGGGGGACAGGGAGCACaccagcactgtgtgtgtgtgtgtgtgtgtgtgtgtgtgtgtgtgtgatggccGTGGGGGGCTAGGCAACTTACTAGGGTTTTCTGTGACCCTGGTCATGTCTGTACATTCTCTGGGCCCTAGTTTGAGGGTAGAATGAAGACAATGAGAGGAGAAGTACTAGGGAAGAGATTATTGATACTTATGATTAAATATTTCCCCAGAAAGCCCTTAAATATCTATTAGATTTGTTACCAGGTAAATGTGTATGATTATTGTTGTTAATGTTCTTAGACACTCTTGTAaatgataactttaaaaaaacccTTATTTTCTAATTGTTCCTGGTATATAGAAttataactgattttttaaaattgaagtatagttgatttataatattatattaatttcaggtgtacagcatagtgattcaacatttttatacattatactccacttaaagttattacaagataatggttatacttccctgtactgtacaatatatatttgttgcttatttatttttatacatagtagtttttatctcttaatcccatacccctgtTTTacccttcattccttccttctctccactggtaaccactagtttgtcttctatatctgagtctatttctgtttcattatgtttgtttattttttagatttcacatataagtgatgacatagagtatttgtctttctctgtcacacTTATTTCGGTAAatataataccctctaggtccatgcatgttgttgaaaatttcagatttccattctttttttatgactgagtaaaattccaatgtgtgtgtgtatatatacatatatataacaatatagtTTATATCTATCTAACATGTATATAAAACGTGTGTGTATACTACATATGTAACTAtgttttatatctatatctatctaacatcttctttatacattcatctgttgatgggcacttagattGCTCCCATAggttggctattataaataatgttgcagtgaactttggggtacaaGTATTTCTTcaaattagattttctttttctttggatatatacacaGGGGTGGAATTCCTCAGTCATGTGatagttaaatttttaatattttgaggagcctccatattttccatagtggctgcatcaatttacattactGGCAACAGGGTAaagggttctgttttctccatatGTTCACCAATGTTTGTTacttgtattctttttgatgatagctctTCTGATAGGtgtgatatctcattgtcatttttaatttctctgatgattaactatgttgagcatcttttcatatgcctattggccatctgtacttcttctttggaaaaatgtgtattcaggtcttctccccattttttaatcaagttgatttttttaaaaattgagttgtatgagcagtttatatattttggatattaccccttattggtcatattatctgcaaatatatttttccattcagtaggttgtctttttgttttgtcggtgactccctttgctgtgcaaaaacttttagattgaattaaatttgtttttgattttgtttcttctgccttAGGAGAAAAAAGGTGcttcaatttatgtcaaagagtgttctgcctatgttcttgTCTAGGAgtttcattatttccattgttacatttaggtctttagtccattttgagtttacttttgtatatggtgtgagaaaatgttctaatttcagtcTTTCACATatggctgtccagtttccccagcaccacttgttgaagaagctgtcttttccacatatatattctgcctcctttatcatagactaattgtgtgtgggtttatttctgggctctctagtttgttccattgatctgtgtgtctgtttttgtgtcagtaccatgctgttttgattactgtagctttgtagtatagtctgaagttaagGAATGTGCCCTTGTCTTATTCcagctttaaaaaaagttaatatttttagtaACTTTGCTGTGAACTGCAAAAAACAAGCAAGGTAACTTGTAGGTCTTGCCTTCTGATAGCTTCCATTTATAGTGTAATGACCCTTCACTTTAGGTAAGTAAACTGGTCAACACTTACctgttatacattttttatatttcgTGGGCATAGGAAAGGAGAAATGACCCTTGCTTTGGGTTGTCCCTGCCCAATGGAAGGCAGGAACACTCACTGTCTTATGTGTGTGCACTCATACAGTATGTTGTGTACAATCCTATAGTGTTGTGTGTTCTCACTCAATATTTAGCAAGTAAGAATTAGTATTCTTGAAAGTAGACCTTCTTGGTGTACTGAGAATCAGTCCTGTCCTGATTCCTATGTTACTGTGAGTGCTTCAAGCATGGATGCCTCTTGAGAATGACATTCAGGGTTCATAACTTACTGGTTCTTTTAAACGTTCTTGAAGGTAGATCATCATCAACTTCTGCTTGTGGGTCTGATTTTTGAAAGCCAAGAGTGTGAGTCATGGGAAGTAGGACAGATAAAGGTAGAttatcattggagaaggaaatggccaccctctccagtgttcttgcctggagaattccatggacagaggaacctggtgggctacagtccatggagttgcaaagagtcagacatgactgagcgactaacattacattattattattatcattctaaGTGGTGCTGCTTTGAGTCAGAAGGAAATGGTGTTAACCATCAGGTCAAGAGAGAGATTTCCTTATATAGCTCTTAGACAGTGCTGGAGGCCATTCTGAAGAGGTGTGCTCTAAGCATGTGAAGCCTTGCCTGAGGGTGGCTTAATAAATAAGTAGCCTCCCTCCCAAGGCGATGACTTTGAAGGGCTACTCATTTGAATGTGTTATATTTGTTAACAAATAGATGAATTTGTTCGGTAGTTATCATATAGAGCTTAATTTCTGGAGCAAGATTACCTTGACTCAGGTACCAGTTTTACCATTCATGTAGAATGGTATATACTTGTATATTCATGAGCTAGTTATTGAGCCTCTCTGAGCtttactttcctcatctgtaaaacagacacAGTTATACCTACTTCATAGTGTCTTGAAGGGTAAATGAGATCCCAGTGAAAAGTGCTTAATGAGAAATGGGGTGAATATTGTTAGCTCTTACAGACCCATCCCATTTCCCTTGGGTCACATTAGGAAGATGTCATTTAACCTAGGACAGGAGACTACTCACATGACAAATTCATGTTCAATTATGGCAGTCCTAGTCAGTGGCTGACACAAAGAATCATGTAAATCTGTTAGTCCTCAGCTGGGCATTTTGGCCTTTAGTTGACACAAGCTGACTGGCTGGCTACTCTGTTTCTTATCGCCAAGGGGAAGAATCTAAGGGGGAGGAGGCAAGTTGAAAGCCTGACTCCTTGGCAACAGTACTAGGTGAGGAATTTGCTGAGGACTTCAGTTAAAGCCAAACACCCAGCATTTTGTGACTGttgggagaagaaaaaggaataatttaacttgctttctttatactcagagaaatgtttaatttatgtTTCTATCTTATGTGGAGGCTTTTCCCTTGGGGGATTGGTGGGGGTTGGGCCATACCACCTTTCTTCCTCAGCAGTCCTAGAGCTGGGTTGCAGGGTAGACAcattcctgtcaatgtatgggCCCCTTTTGCTCTTTCCCCTGCAAAACATCAGCCAGGACACAGCTCCATACTGCCTTCCTGGGAGAGGGTGAAGCAGATACACTTGGACAGGAATGTCAGGGGAGAGTCTGTGCATTTGGTTCTTGAAAAAGGGTTATCTGTGTAGACGTGGGTTCTTTAGTGGGCAGTACGCTTGGCTATGTAGAGCGCTTGAAAGGGCAGCTCCTTTCCCACACACTGTACAGGCAGCAGACATTTCACTTTGTTCTAAGCAGGGGTTCAGTAAGAGAGCTTCTGGGGCCCATCCCACCTCCTGTGTCTGGAGGCAAGGAAGCCGACTGCGCAGGTTCAGTTTGCCATCCCCAAGCCTCCATTTTGTTGGTGCAGCCTCAGtacaaagctgagcaccacatTAATTCACCACGAGGCTCAGCATATCCGGGAACACTTTGGAGATGGTGAGTATTGTTAGAACCCGTAGGTCTGAGATGGTGGTGGGATGAGTGAATGTGTTTTCAGTCTCCTGGGATCTCTTTGCAGGTCTATAACTTGACCCAGGAGTTCTTCCGGCATGGTAAACCAGTTAATGCTGAGAGTCAGAACAGCGTGGGGGTGTTCACCCGAGAGGAGGTGCGCAACCGCATCAGGGATGACCCTGATGATCCAGAGGCCACCAAGCGCCTGAAACTCGCCATGATCCAACAGTACCTGAAGGTATCTTTGCCATCTCGGAGCTCTGTTGAGTACAAATgccagaatgagaaagactgacCCTGGGGAAGTTGGGTCCGAGAAGGGCAGCACTGCCCTAAAGTCCTGCTTCTATCCCTGCCCAGCCTTGGCGGTCACCTGGCtcccctctggctcttcccacaGGTGGAAAGCTGTGAGAGTAGCTCGCACAGCATGGATGAGGTGTCCCTGAGCGCCTTTGGGGAATGGACTGAGATTCCTGGTGCCCACCACGTCATCCCCTCGGGCTTCATGCGGGTTGTGGAGCTGCTGGCTGAGGGCATCCCAGCCCACGTCATCCAGCTGGGGAAACCCGTCCGTTGTGTTCACTGGGACCAGGCCTCATCCCGCCCTCGGGGCCCTGAGATTGAGCCCCGGGATGAGGGTGACCATAATCATGATGCCGGGGAGGGCAGTCAGGGTGGAGAGGAGCCCCGGGAGGAGAGGCAGGATGAGGATGAGCATTGGCCAGTGGTGGTGGAGTGCGAGGACTGCGAGGTGATCCCGGCAGACCATGTGATCGTGACCGTGTCGCTGGGCGTGCTCAAGAGGCAGCATGCCAGCTTCTTTCGGCCAGGCCTGCCCGCCGAGAAGGTGGCTGCCATCCACCGACTGGGCATCGGCACCACTGACAAGATCTTTCTAGAATTCGAGGAGCCCTTCTGGGGCCCCGAGTGCAACAGCCTACGGTTTGTGTGGGAGGACGAGGCGGAGAGCTGCACGCTCACCTACCCGCCCGAGCTTTGGTACCGCAAGATCTGTGGCTTTGATGTCCTCTACCCGCCTGAGCGCTACGGCCATGTGCTGAGTGGCTGGATCTGTGGGGAGGAGGCCCTTGTCATGGAGAAGTGTGATGACGAGGCAGTGGCCGAGATCTGCACAGAGATGCTGCGGCAGTTCACAGGTGCGTCCCGGTCCTTGTCCCGCCACCGGCTCAACAGGCCTCGCTCTGTCTGTCCTCCTCCTCTAGACCCTCTGAGTCTCCTGAACCAGTACTAGCATCCTCATCCCCAGGTTGTGAAACTGAGGTGGTGCACCCCTTGGGAGAGATGCTGTAGGTCACTGTATCTTGGCTTTGGCCTCCTAAATTGCAAGCTTTCTCCATTTGGAATTTGAGACACTCAAGATCACAGGCTCTgtgtttcttctctgtttctaagGCTGATGGTGAAAAACTCAGATATCACCCCCAAAACCTCCGATTGCCCTACTCATGTTGTCTTGCTAAGAGATGGACTTGTGGTTGTTTTGTCTGATTTTTAGTTGAACATCTTTCCTGCACTATCCCAGAAGAGCCCCACAAGAACCCCTGAAGTTGGAAGGGGGAGCATGATTATCTGGGATGTTTTTCAGATAGTAAAATTAAGGCCCATGGAGAGGAGGTGTTTTTCTGGGGGATTACAAGGAGACTTTGAGGGGTATACAGCTTgaaccccagcctccctccctcccttcttcatGCCTGGCCTTCCTGGAGCCCCCGAGGTACAATGGGAGTTGTCTGCTCAGGAGTGTCTTCTTTGTACAACCATTTCTCATCCTCCCTCCCCCTGGCTCTTCTCACTCCCCAACAGGGAACCCCAATATCCCAAAGCCTCGGCGAATCCTGCGCTCGGCCTGGGGCAGCAACCCCTACTTTCGGGGATCCTATTCATACACACAGGTGGGCTCAAGTGGGgcagatgtggagaaactggccAAGCCCCTGCCGTACACAGAGAGCTCCAAGACAGCGGTGAGTGTGGGTGTGCTGGGTAGGCGACGGCTGCAGGGTGAGGGGTCTGTGAGGGTGGGTGTTTGGTATGTGTGTTCGGTCCAGGGGAGGAGTGCCAAGGTAAGATAGGTGGAGTAGCTCCTGTAATgatggagaaaatgagaaaaaggacaCTTAACATCTGGAAGAACAGACAGAGTCAAACTAGGATATCTTAAATGCTTTCTTGAGACTATAAAAACCGAGCCTTTTAATTCTGTGCTGTCCTATATGGTAGCCATTAGccacatttaatttaattaaaatctaaAGTAATAAATATGACATTTTGTTTCTCAGTTGCATTAGCCAGATTTCAAGTTTGAGAGCCACCTGTCACTCATGGTTGCCACGTTAGAGTGTGTCTATGGAGCATTTCTGTCATTGTGGAAAGTTCTGTTGGGCAGCACTGACCCAGTATGTTTTGCTTATTTCTCccaatttattttagaaaataaaacaaaatactgaCTTCCCCCAAATTATAGTAACTATATTGTaaaacatatagaaaaataataaattgaaattatttatatatatttctgttccTATAAAGTAGATTTTGAGTTCCCCCCACCAAGCATACCCgtacaataaatgttaaaaccccaacagaattatatttaaaataattctctggTGTAATTGATGAAGAAGATGGCAGTTAAACAATGTGTTGTGCCTGTCCTGGCTGTGCTTAGGAAAGGCTGCTGCTATAGCCGTCCTCCTTCTCTTGTCCCCTGCATCAGTTAGGACTAGCGCAcataacaaaaagcaaaacaaactgcAGTTTAAACAAGACAGAAGTTTAACTTAGGTCACACAAGAGGAAATCTGGAGGTAGATGTTGGGGCCCAGTATCAGTAGCACCTGGCCCCATCTTCCAGGCCACCTTGGGATCCAAGAGGGCTGTGGAGGCTGCTGCTCTTGTTCTCATGTCTGTGACAGGCTGATGAGTGAAAGAAGGGAACCCTTGGAGGAGTCTGTGTCCCTAAGCAATAGTGCACTTGAAGTTGATTGGCTAGAACTTAGTCACATGACTCTACCAGCTGCTAGAGAGACTGggatacatcttttttttttcctggatggcagtggtggtggtggtttggtcgctaagtcatgtccaactcttgcgaccccatggactgtagtctgctaggctcttctgtccatggacccAGTTAAAGGTCAGGATTTTTGCTactgaggagagagagaaaggatgtgGAGTAGGCGGCTTGCCCTCTGCCACAATATGTGCCCCCCTTTCAGCTTAACCACCTCTGCAGACTCTTTATTGGTGGGTTAAAACCTCACTACTCAAGGTGGGTGGTCCATGGACCGGCAGACTGGCACCATGTGGGAGCATTTAGACATGCAGACTCACAGCCCACCCCAGACCTGATGAATGAAAACCTCATTCTACAAGGTCCCCAACACATTCAGTTTGAGGTACattggaataaaatccaaactcaagCTTGGAATGCAAGCATTTGTTCTATGCTTGGACCCCACCTAAACAGCCTGCTTTCTTGATGTTAAGCTTGGCTCTGCCAAAATTCTCACCATCTCCTAGACAAGGCCTAGGAGATGCATTTCTGCCcccatttttccttcttcctgaaacATCCTTTGCCTGTTTATTTATCCAGCATCTTCTGAGAAGAAGCCCAAAGGTCCTGTCCTCTGGGAAGCTTTGTGTGATCTCCCTGACAGAGGGCCTCTTTTCTGGGCTCTCAGCACCTCGCCCACACACCCATCACATCACGTATGATGCCATTTAGTAATTGGGTTTCGTGTCTGGCTTCCCCACCAGCAAGGAAGCTCCTCAAAGCAGCTGCCTGGT contains:
- the SMOX gene encoding spermine oxidase isoform X2, which codes for MQSCESSGDSADDPLSRGLRRRGQPRVVVIGAGLAGLAAAKALLEQGFTDVTVLEASSRIGGRVQSVKLGHATFELGATWIHGSHGNPIYHLAEANGLLEETTDGERSVGRISLYSKNGVACYLTNRGCRIPKDVVEEFSDLYNEVYNLTQEFFRHGKPVNAESQNSVGVFTREEVRNRIRDDPDDPEATKRLKLAMIQQYLKVESCESSSHSMDEVSLSAFGEWTEIPGAHHVIPSGFMRVVELLAEGIPAHVIQLGKPVRCVHWDQASSRPRGPEIEPRDEGDHNHDAGEGSQGGEEPREERQDEDEHWPVVVECEDCEVIPADHVIVTVSLGVLKRQHASFFRPGLPAEKVAAIHRLGIGTTDKIFLEFEEPFWGPECNSLRFVWEDEAESCTLTYPPELWYRKICGFDVLYPPERYGHVLSGWICGEEALVMEKCDDEAVAEICTEMLRQFTGNPNIPKPRRILRSAWGSNPYFRGSYSYTQVGSSGADVEKLAKPLPYTESSKTAPMQVLFSGEATHRKYYSTTHGALLSGQREAARLIEMYRDLFQQGT
- the SMOX gene encoding spermine oxidase isoform X1 gives rise to the protein MQSCESSGDSADDPLSRGLRRRGQPRVVVIGAGLAGLAAAKALLEQGFTDVTVLEASSRIGGRVQSVKLGHATFELGATWIHGSHGNPIYHLAEANGLLEETTDGERSVGRISLYSKNGVACYLTNRGCRIPKDVVEEFSDLYNEVYNLTQEFFRHGKPVNAESQNSVGVFTREEVRNRIRDDPDDPEATKRLKLAMIQQYLKVESCESSSHSMDEVSLSAFGEWTEIPGAHHVIPSGFMRVVELLAEGIPAHVIQLGKPVRCVHWDQASSRPRGPEIEPRDEGDHNHDAGEGSQGGEEPREERQDEDEHWPVVVECEDCEVIPADHVIVTVSLGVLKRQHASFFRPGLPAEKVAAIHRLGIGTTDKIFLEFEEPFWGPECNSLRFVWEDEAESCTLTYPPELWYRKICGFDVLYPPERYGHVLSGWICGEEALVMEKCDDEAVAEICTEMLRQFTGNPNIPKPRRILRSAWGSNPYFRGSYSYTQVGSSGADVEKLAKPLPYTESSKTAQGSSSKQLPGHLLSSKCPEQSLEPNRGSIKPMQVLFSGEATHRKYYSTTHGALLSGQREAARLIEMYRDLFQQGT
- the SMOX gene encoding spermine oxidase isoform X4, which translates into the protein MQSCESSGDSADDPLSRGLRRRGQPRVVVIGAGLAGLAAAKALLEQGFTDVTVLEASSRIGGRVQSVKLGHATFELGATWIHGSHGNPIYHLAEANGLLEETTDGERSVGRISLYSKNGVACYLTNRGCRIPKDVVEEFSDLYNEVYNLTQEFFRHGKPVNAESQNSVGVFTREEVRNRIRDDPDDPEATKRLKLAMIQQYLKRQHASFFRPGLPAEKVAAIHRLGIGTTDKIFLEFEEPFWGPECNSLRFVWEDEAESCTLTYPPELWYRKICGFDVLYPPERYGHVLSGWICGEEALVMEKCDDEAVAEICTEMLRQFTGNPNIPKPRRILRSAWGSNPYFRGSYSYTQVGSSGADVEKLAKPLPYTESSKTAQGSSSKQLPGHLLSSKCPEQSLEPNRGSIKPMQVLFSGEATHRKYYSTTHGALLSGQREAARLIEMYRDLFQQGT
- the SMOX gene encoding spermine oxidase isoform X3, with product MQSCESSGDSADDPLSRGLRRRGQPRVVVIGAGLAGLAAAKALLEQGFTDVTVLEASSRIGGRVQSVKLGHATFELGATWIHGSHGNPIYHLAEANGLLEETTDGERSVGRISLYSKNGVACYLTNRGCRIPKDVVEEFSDLYNEVYNLTQEFFRHGKPVNAESQNSVGVFTREEVRNRIRDDPDDPEATKRLKLAMIQQYLKVESCESSSHSMDEVSLSAFGEWTEIPGAHHVIPSGFMRVVELLAEGIPAHVIQLGKPVRCVHWDQASSRPRGPEIEPRDEGDHNHDAGEGSQGGEEPREERQDEDEHWPVVVECEDCEVIPADHVIVTVSLGVLKRQHASFFRPGLPAEKVAAIHRLGIGTTDKIFLEFEEPFWGPECNSLRFVWEDEAESCTLTYPPELWYRKICGFDVLYPPERYGHVLSGWICGEEALVMEKCDDEAVAEICTEMLRQFTGNPNIPKPRRILRSAWGSNPYFRGSYSYTQVGSSGADVEKLAKPLPYTESSKTAHLLRRSPKVLSSGKLCVISLTEGLFSGLSAPRPHTHHITYDAI